The sequence below is a genomic window from Streptosporangium lutulentum.
GGCGAATGATCAGCTCTGGACGCGCTCGATCGTGACCGACTCCAGGACCACGGGCTCCTTGGGACGGTCGCGGTCGTCGGTGTCGGTCTTGCCGATGGCGTCGACGACGTCCTGTCCTTCGACCACCTCACCGAAGATGGTGTGCTTGCCGTTGAGGTGCGGCGTGGGCACCACCGTCACGAAGAACTGCGAGCCGTTGGTGCCGCGGCCGAACTGGATGCCGGCGTTGGCCATGGCCAGCAGGTACGGACGGTTGAAGTAGAGGTCGGGGTGGATCTCGTCGTCGAACTTGTAACCGGGGCCGCCGACACCCTGGCCCAGCGGGTCGCCACCCTGGATCATGAAGCCGTCGATGACCCGGTGGAAGACCGTGCCGTCGTAGAGCTTGTCGGTGGTCTTCTCCCCGGTCTCCGGGTGCACCCACTCGCGGGTGCCTTCGGCCAGTTCGACGAAGTTACGCACGGTCTTGGGCGCGTGGTCCGGGAATAGCTGGACCTTCACGGTGCCGCGGTTGGTCTTCAGATTCGCAATCAACTTCTCAGCCACGATCGGACTGCCCCCTTCAGGTCAGCCAGGCAAAGCCTGTGTATAGCGGTGCTTCTGTGATCTTCTGACTATTACGGCCGTAGCCGATCCACCAAGCATCCTCCCACGGCTCGTCATGATTGAGCCGCCTTCGAGCGGGAAGGGGTGGCGACGGGGCCCCAACAGATCTGGGGAGGTTGTCGTGCCTCTAGTACTATTCGGAAAACGCAACATGAAGATCGTGATTCCGGAAACGCGGCTGAGCCAGGTAAAGGCTCAGGCCGTCCGA
It includes:
- a CDS encoding peptidylprolyl isomerase encodes the protein MAEKLIANLKTNRGTVKVQLFPDHAPKTVRNFVELAEGTREWVHPETGEKTTDKLYDGTVFHRVIDGFMIQGGDPLGQGVGGPGYKFDDEIHPDLYFNRPYLLAMANAGIQFGRGTNGSQFFVTVVPTPHLNGKHTIFGEVVEGQDVVDAIGKTDTDDRDRPKEPVVLESVTIERVQS